The Streptomyces sp. NBC_00306 sequence TGGCCGAGGCCGCCGACTCGCTTGTCCGGGAGAGGCCGTACGAGCCGGTCGGCGACTGGCTGTGGCGCAGAGGCAAGGGCCTCGCCGTTGCCTATACGGCCGCGCTCGAGGAGGACGGACTGGTGACCCGGCCACGCAGCCGCAGTCATCCCTTCCGGGGCGGCCCGCCGGTCGTGGCCGAATCCCCCGCCCGCACCGAGGCGATGGAGCGCTGGGACTCCCGTGAACCGGTCCTCGCAACCCTCGCGGAATCCATTGGCGTGCGTGGCGAGCAGGGCAGTGATCATCCAGAGGTCGCGGACGACTCCGTGGCGACAGTTCTCGCCGGGGTCA is a genomic window containing:
- a CDS encoding GOLPH3/VPS74 family protein translates to MTTPRTLLIVAMDSATSGPVESGDLSLALAGAELIDLLDAQAIGLDDDRIVPGTEPAPADRLLAEAADSLVRERPYEPVGDWLWRRGKGLAVAYTAALEEDGLVTRPRSRSHPFRGGPPVVAESPARTEAMERWDSREPVLATLAESIGVRGEQGSDHPEVADDSVATVLAGVNDALVELQAVRQRRNIEEAAFDNVWRGLE